In Gambusia affinis linkage group LG08, SWU_Gaff_1.0, whole genome shotgun sequence, a single window of DNA contains:
- the LOC122836185 gene encoding protein FAM3C-like: protein MFSFKVGKSNTGNQCNIIRWFIQALTLFVLLLFIVVIFLKLYSDEKFKDITKHAVISGLNPRTRSNTEGPCFRKNTCPENHIGFFIQSGAANVVPPKICVNNKLALGTILNNAGGGINIVVLDGKSGVVVKTDHFNMYSGNVEPLIEFLKKIEMGSVVLMAVFDEGSNKLNEEARTLISELGSSSIHSLGYRDNWVFVGGKGMTGKSNFEKHIKSDNSKNKYDNWPEMVELEGCIPKYVQ from the exons ATGTTCTCCTTCAAAGTCG GGAAAAGCAACACTGGGAATCAATGCAACATCATCAGAT ggtTTATCCAGGCACTGACGCTCTTCGTCCTCCTGCTGTTCATCGTCGTCATCTTCCTGAAGCTCTACAGTGACgaaaagttcaaag ATATAACGAAACATGCGGTGATCTCCGGTTTGAACCCCAGGACTCGCTCCAACACAG aagGGCCATGTTTCAGGAAGAACACCTGTCCAGAAAATCACATCGGTTTCTTCATCCAGAGCGGAGCTGCAAACGTCGTTCCTCCAAAGATCTGCGTCAACAACAAACT GGCTTTAGGAACCATCTTGAACAACGCTGGCGGTGGAATCAACATTGTGGTGTTAGATG GTAAATCCGGAGTCGTCGTGAAGACGGATCACTTCAACATGTACAGCGGCA atGTGGAGCCGCTCATCGAGTTCCTGAAGAAGATCGAGATGggttctgtggttctgatggCCGTCTTCGACGAGGGATCCAATAA GTTAAATGAAGAGGCCCGGACTCTGATCTCGGAGCTGGGCAGCTCGTCCATCCATTCCCTGGGATATCGGGACAACTGGGTGTTTGTTGGTGGGAAAGGGATGACGGGGAAAAGCAACTTCGAGAAG CACATAAAGAGCGACAATTCCAAAAACAAGTACGACAACTGGCCTGAGATGGTGGAGCTGGAGGGCTGCATTCCCAAATACGTGCAATAA
- the kcnj11l gene encoding potassium inwardly rectifying channel subfamily J member 11, like isoform X2 yields the protein MLARKGLLPDGFLLTRLAEDQNQPNRSHTRSLRARFITKTGSCNVVHKNIREQGRFLQDVFTTMVDLKWQYSLLIFTSAFLCSWMLFAMIWWLLAFAHGDLEPRDPDNDSGPVPCVTAIHSFTSAFLFSIEVQVTIGFGGRMVTEECPVAIITLIIQNILGLIINAVMLGCVFMKTAQANRRAETLIFSRNAVIATRNGRPTFMFRVGDLRKSMIISATMQLQVIRRTVTTEGEVVPVCQLDIQVENPLRSNGIFLVSPLIISHTIERGSPLYDLSAQSLATEDLEIIVILEGVVETTGITMQARTSYTPEEILWGQRFVSIITEEDGRYCVDYSKFGNTVPVRMSLLSAKELDQTRGIQEGTSETHLQGWGLVRAGRGGFRRGGRTCDGSAPQPWYAQSEKQEKDAEQKGQKKKVQLEVIGRQVEEEGPGDMSD from the exons ATGTTGGCCAGGAAGGGCCTCCTGCCGGACGGGTTCCTGCTGACCCGGCTGGCCGAGGACCAGAACCAGCCGAACCGCAGCCACACCAGGTCCCTGCGAGCTCGCTTCATCACCAAAACTGGATCCTGCAACGTGGTTCACAAGAACATCAGGGAGCAG GGTCGGTTCCTGCAGGACGTCTTCACCACCATGGTGGACCTGAAGTGGCAGTACTCCCTCCTCATCTTCACCTCGGCCTTCCTCTGCTCCTGGATGCTCTTTGCGATGATCTGGTGGCTCCTGGCCTTCGCTCATGGAGACCTGGAGCCCCGTGACCCAGACAACGACTCGGGTCCGGTGCCTTGCGTCACTGCCATCCACTCCTTCACTTCAGCCTTCCTCTTCTCCATCGAAGTCCAG GTGACCATCGGATTCGGCGGCAGGATGGTGACGGAGGAGTGTCCCGTCGCCATCATCACGCTGATCATCCAGAACATTCTAGGGCTGATCATCAACGCCGTGATGCTCGGTTGCGTCTTCATGAAGACGGCGCAGGCCAACCGGAGGGCGGAGACGCTCATCTTCTCCAGGAACGCCGTCATCGCCACTAGAAACGGCCGACCCACCTTCATGTTCCGAGTCGGAGACCTGAGGAAGAGTATGATCATCTCCGCCACCATGCAGCTGCAG GTGATCCGACGCACCGTGACGACGGAGGGGGAGGTGGTCCCGGTGTGCCAGCTGGACATCCAGGTGGAGAACCCTCTGAGGAGCAACGGCATCTTCCTGGTTTCTCCTCTGATCATCAGCCACACCATCGAGAGAGGGAGTCCGCTGTACGACCTGTCCGCCCAATCCCTGGCCACAGAAGACCTGGAGATCATCGTCATCCTGGAAG GTGTGGTGGAGACGACGGGCATCACCATGCAGGCTCGCACCTCCTACACCCCTGAGGAGATCCTGTGGGGGCAGCGGTTCGTCTCCATCATCACAGAGGAAGACGGCCGCTACTGCGTGGACTACTCCAAGTTCGGAAACACGGTCCCGGTCCGGATGTCGTTGCTCAGCGCCAAGGAGCTGGACCAGACCCGGGGCATCCAGGAGGGGACGTCCGAGACTCACCTGCAGGGCTGGGGGCTGGTCAGAGCCGGCAGGGGGGGTTTCCGCAGAGGAGGGCGCACCTGCGATGGCTCCGCCCCCCAGCCGTGGTACGCCCAATCAGAGAAGCAGGAGAAAGACGCGGAGCAGAAGgggcagaagaagaaagtgcAGCTAGAGGTGATTGGACGACAGGTTGAGGAGGAGGGACCCGGAGACATGAGCGACTGA
- the LOC122836183 gene encoding uncharacterized protein LOC122836183: MITMEPTLQPSLQPNLLENSYKMTEEDVKRLIQFRASNEVLFTGKRNSAKIAWSTILKGLGLEGKLTADQIAKKWDNLRTKYKDLKQPYQGQEHLGVVVESWPWFHIMDEAMQGRLFNSSLVLSPDSPCNAAHPPDCQPCQNQENTDILEFLIKTEMDETVTGEPVEEDEPVHAEAPPTGGVPMGWRRMTECTYKMTEAETERMIKLRAANEALFTGRKHSAKPAWRAILFDLGLQGRLTTEQLAKKWDNLKRRYKELKFPSRGVEANPSSWPWFYRMNDAMEGRMANAAPILAPIVEDGDEECETLLPTPKKRARRSRGGMAEFLTESEMDLLVDNEEKIGSSALGDLHRNTEFTYKLTEEDTRRLIELRAANEALFTGRRNTAKPAWRGIVKEMGLTGRITPDQVAKKWDNLKTKFKDLKFPPRGMEAQTNPASWPWFQLMSDALEGRLADKAPRVTPVWTSEEDAVFGSSPPPDCLMGERSGMSELDGMAGGDHGEADATVTYIDASGEECATPSELSYKMSDQDTRRMIKLRASNEVLFTGRRNAAKAAWRAILKELNLQGKISTYQMAKKWDNLKRRYKDLKYPPVGMESAADSASSWPWFHLMNDAMEGRLAGSAPLLTPLTQDDDQHPDPAPRHRLRLPPAQQPSSSTDFQEPCGGTLGGLEQEWEAVERERAALERERETVERDRAAVQAERLWLDRERAAVEQDRALVEQERAALVRDREALNQRALMMNPVGHLNSLM, translated from the exons ATGATCACCATGGAGCCGACCCTCCAACCGAGCCTGCAGCCGAATCTCCTGGAGAACTCCTACAAGA TGACGGAGGAGGACGTGAAGAGGCTGATCCAGTTCCGGGCCTCCAACGAGGTTCTGTTCACTGGGAAGAGAAATTCGGCTAAGATCGCCTGGAG CACCATCCTGAAGGGTTTGGGTCTGGAGGGGAAGCTGACGGCTGACCAGATCGCCAAGAAATGGGACAACCTGCGGACCAAATATAAG GACCTGAAGCAGCCTTATCAGGGCCAGGAGCACCTTGGGGTCGTGGTGGAGTCTTGGCCCTGGTTCCACATCATGGACGAAGCGATGCAGGGCCGCCTGTTTAACAGCAGCCTGGTTCTGAGTCCGGACAGTCCCTGCAACGCAGCCCACCCCCCCGACTGCCAGCCCTGCCAGAACCAGGAGAACACGGACATCCTGGAGTTCCTCATCAAGACGGAGATGGACGAGACGGTGACGGGCGAGCCGGTGGAGGAAGACGAGCCGGTCCACGCCGAGGCCCCGCCCACTGGAGGCGTTCCCATGGGATGGCGGAGGATGACAGAGTGCACGTATAAAA TGACCGAGGCAGAAACCGAGAGGATGATCAAACTTCGAGCTGCAAACGAAGCGCTGTTCACGGGTAGAAAACACTCGGCCAAGCCAGCCTGGAG aGCCATCCTGTTTGACCTCGGCCTGCAGGGGCGGCTGACCACAGAGCAGCTGGCCAAGAAGTGGGACAACCTGAAGAGGAGGTATAAG GAGCTGAAGTTTCCGTCCCGCGGTGTGGAGGCCAACCCAAGCTCCTGGCCCTGGTTCTACCGGATGAACGACGCCATGGAGGGCCGAATGGCCAACGCCGCGCCCATCCTGGCTCCCATCGTGGAGGACGGAGACGAGGAGTGCGAGACTCTCTTGCCGACGCCGAAGAAACGAGCGCGACGAAGCCGGGGCGGGATGGCCGAGTTCCTGACAGAGTCTGAGATGGATCTGTTGGTCGATAACGAAGAGAAGATCGGATCATCGGCTCTGGGAGATCTACATCGGAACACAGAGTTCACCTACAAAT TAACAGAAGAAGACACGAGGCGACTGATTGAGCTGCGAGCTGCTAATGAGGCTCTGTTCACTGGCAGGAGGAACACGGCGAAACCTGCCTGGAG gGGGATTGTGAAGGAGATGGGTCTGACTGGGAGGATAACTCCAGACCAGGTGGCCAAGAAATGGGACAACCTGAAGACTAAATTCAAG GACCTCAAGTTTCCTCCTCGCGGTATGGAGGCCCAGACCAACCCGGCCTCCTGGCCCTGGTTCCAGTTGATGAGCGACGCTCTGGAGGGCCGGCTGGCCGATAAAGCCCCCAGAGTGACGCCGGTGTGGACCAGCGAGGAGGACGCCGTGTTCGGGTCGTCCCCGCCCCCCGACTGTCTGATGGGGGAGCGGAGCGGCATGTCGGAGCTGGACGGCATGGCGGGCGGAGACCACGGCGAGGCCGACGCCACCGTCACCTACATCGACGCCAGCGGAGAGGAGTGCGCCACGCCATCGGAGCTCTCCTACAAAA TGAGCGACCAGGACACCAGAAGGATGATCAAACTCCGAGCTTCCAACGAGGTGCTCTTCACCGGGAGGAGGAACGCTGCCAAAGCTGCCTGGAG AGCCATCTTGAAGGAGCTCAACCTGCAGGGAAAAATCTCCACCTACCAGATGGCAAAGAAATGGGATAATCTGAAGAGGAGATACAAG GACCTGAAGTATCCTCCCGTTGGGATGGAGAGTGCAGCTGACAGCGCCTCCTCCTGGCCGTGGTTCCACCTGATGAACGACGCCATGGAGGGGCGTCTGGCCGGTAGCGCCCCCCTCCTCACGCCTCTAACTCAGGATGACGACCAGCACCCAGACCCCGCCCCCAGACACAGGCTCCGCCTCCCTCCTGCGCAGCAGCCGTCCTCCTCCACGGACTTCCAGGAGCCGTGCGGCGGGACGCTGGGAGGACTGGAGCAGGAGTGGGAGGCGGTGGAGAGGGAGCGAGCGGCGTTGGAGCGGGAGCGGGAGACGGTGGAACGGGACCGGGCGGCGGTGCAGGCGGAGCGGCTGTGGTTGGACCGAGAGCGGGCGGCTGTGGAGCAGGACCGCGCCCTGGTGGAGCAGGAGAGGGCGGCGCTGGTCCGGGACAGGGAGGCGCTGAACCAGCGGGCCCTGATGATGAACCCTGTGGGACACCTGAACAGCCTGATGTAG
- the kcnj11l gene encoding potassium inwardly rectifying channel subfamily J member 11, like isoform X1, with translation MLFCYCSIMLARKGLLPDGFLLTRLAEDQNQPNRSHTRSLRARFITKTGSCNVVHKNIREQGRFLQDVFTTMVDLKWQYSLLIFTSAFLCSWMLFAMIWWLLAFAHGDLEPRDPDNDSGPVPCVTAIHSFTSAFLFSIEVQVTIGFGGRMVTEECPVAIITLIIQNILGLIINAVMLGCVFMKTAQANRRAETLIFSRNAVIATRNGRPTFMFRVGDLRKSMIISATMQLQVIRRTVTTEGEVVPVCQLDIQVENPLRSNGIFLVSPLIISHTIERGSPLYDLSAQSLATEDLEIIVILEGVVETTGITMQARTSYTPEEILWGQRFVSIITEEDGRYCVDYSKFGNTVPVRMSLLSAKELDQTRGIQEGTSETHLQGWGLVRAGRGGFRRGGRTCDGSAPQPWYAQSEKQEKDAEQKGQKKKVQLEVIGRQVEEEGPGDMSD, from the exons ATGTTGTTCTGTTACTGTAGCATCATGTTGGCCAGGAAGGGCCTCCTGCCGGACGGGTTCCTGCTGACCCGGCTGGCCGAGGACCAGAACCAGCCGAACCGCAGCCACACCAGGTCCCTGCGAGCTCGCTTCATCACCAAAACTGGATCCTGCAACGTGGTTCACAAGAACATCAGGGAGCAG GGTCGGTTCCTGCAGGACGTCTTCACCACCATGGTGGACCTGAAGTGGCAGTACTCCCTCCTCATCTTCACCTCGGCCTTCCTCTGCTCCTGGATGCTCTTTGCGATGATCTGGTGGCTCCTGGCCTTCGCTCATGGAGACCTGGAGCCCCGTGACCCAGACAACGACTCGGGTCCGGTGCCTTGCGTCACTGCCATCCACTCCTTCACTTCAGCCTTCCTCTTCTCCATCGAAGTCCAG GTGACCATCGGATTCGGCGGCAGGATGGTGACGGAGGAGTGTCCCGTCGCCATCATCACGCTGATCATCCAGAACATTCTAGGGCTGATCATCAACGCCGTGATGCTCGGTTGCGTCTTCATGAAGACGGCGCAGGCCAACCGGAGGGCGGAGACGCTCATCTTCTCCAGGAACGCCGTCATCGCCACTAGAAACGGCCGACCCACCTTCATGTTCCGAGTCGGAGACCTGAGGAAGAGTATGATCATCTCCGCCACCATGCAGCTGCAG GTGATCCGACGCACCGTGACGACGGAGGGGGAGGTGGTCCCGGTGTGCCAGCTGGACATCCAGGTGGAGAACCCTCTGAGGAGCAACGGCATCTTCCTGGTTTCTCCTCTGATCATCAGCCACACCATCGAGAGAGGGAGTCCGCTGTACGACCTGTCCGCCCAATCCCTGGCCACAGAAGACCTGGAGATCATCGTCATCCTGGAAG GTGTGGTGGAGACGACGGGCATCACCATGCAGGCTCGCACCTCCTACACCCCTGAGGAGATCCTGTGGGGGCAGCGGTTCGTCTCCATCATCACAGAGGAAGACGGCCGCTACTGCGTGGACTACTCCAAGTTCGGAAACACGGTCCCGGTCCGGATGTCGTTGCTCAGCGCCAAGGAGCTGGACCAGACCCGGGGCATCCAGGAGGGGACGTCCGAGACTCACCTGCAGGGCTGGGGGCTGGTCAGAGCCGGCAGGGGGGGTTTCCGCAGAGGAGGGCGCACCTGCGATGGCTCCGCCCCCCAGCCGTGGTACGCCCAATCAGAGAAGCAGGAGAAAGACGCGGAGCAGAAGgggcagaagaagaaagtgcAGCTAGAGGTGATTGGACGACAGGTTGAGGAGGAGGGACCCGGAGACATGAGCGACTGA